The genomic DNA CGGCCCCCACTTGCAAGGAATCGTCCATCGGGCGAAAAAGCGAGGAATCGGCACACACCAGGGAACATGGAAATCTCTTTACCTGTTTGAGCATCGTAAATCCATATACCGATGTTACTGCCGACTGCGAGTTTCGTGCCGTCTGGCGAGAACTGAAGCGCATTGATGCCACCCTTTCCGAGCCGCGCTTTCGCCTCTTTGGGGAGTGCCCATTGTGAGTAGTCTTTGCTGATTTCGTCTGTTTGTGCTTCTGCAACCAATGCTGAGACATCATCGGATTGCTGTTCACGGTTTTTGTTGTGCTTGTTTGATATATCAGGGTTTTTGAGTTGTGTGCGGGCATCGGTTTTGACCGCGAGTTTCAACACAAGTTGTGCCTCAATGATGTCAATCTTCATCTCTGAAGAGGCGTTGAAATTATAGGGTTGCTGGAAATGGATTGCGTATCGGTGGGTTCCAATACCGAGCATTAGCAAAACGACTGCTATTGTAGAAGCTGAGATTGCCCACGGGAGGAACGGTTTACTGCTGGTCGGCGCAATCGGTTTGATGCGGGAAACTTCACGCATGATGTTCTCGGTGAGGTTGGGTGTGATTTGGAAGTTTTCTAAAGCCTCTCTGATTATAGGCTCTTCCTTTTTTAGACGCTGCTGTGCGCGACGGAGACGACTCTTAATCGTATTTGCGGAGACACCTAAAAACGCGCCAATCTCTGGACACGACATCTCACCGAAGTAGTGCAGTGTGAGGACCGTACGTTCGCTCTCTTGGAGTTTCGCAAGCAATTTTTTAACGACATCTCGCTGTGCTTCTGCGGTTGTGCGTTCATTTTCCTCGGTGACATATCTGGAATACGCTGCTTGTTGTAACTGCTCGTTGTCTATCTCTTCCAATTGCTCCAGTGGCTCCGTTTTCAATTGCTTTTTACGGAGCCAAGATCTACAGCGATTTGCGGCAATCACATAAAGCCAACTCACGAAACGTTGAGGTCTCTTCAGTGTTGCGAGTCTCTTGTATGCTTTCAGGAATGTATCCTGTGTAATTTCCTCAGCAATGTGGAAGTCTCCAATTTTCCGCCACGCGAGGGCGTGAACCTGCTTTTGGTATTTTCCCACGAGTGTGGCAAAGGCGTTATCATCGCCTTCAAGGACGCGTTGGATGAGTTCAGCATCGTTGTTTTTCATGAGTCGTCTCCTCAAAAAGGTCATTTCGTCATTGTGCCTTTATATATGGTGACGCTGTTTAGAGGCGGCGCGGGTGCATAATTCTGAAAAAAACTGAAGTTTCATTTTTTTACTGCTGGTTGCTGAAGGCTATTAGGTTATGGACACACAAACTTTCCGAGAATTTTCCGAACAGATGCCCCTGTAGCGGAAGGTAGATTTCCAGCTTGTCCGTGGAGCGACTCGTTCGCCAGAATTGCAAACGCTATTGCTTCCTTCGCATCCGCTGAGATACCTGAGTTATCTACGGGTTCAACCGATGTATTCACTAACACTTCGCTAAGTCGTTGCATGATTGTCTGGTTGTGGACACCACCGCCGCTTACATAGAGTGTGTCTATTGGGTTCTGTCCTGTTCCAAATCGCTTGATATAGTCAGCAATCGTTTGGACTGTCAATTCCGTCAACGTTGCAATACAGTCGTTCTCCACAAGTTCGTATTTACGGCAAGCCTCCAGACATTCCATTGCGAAGGTGTTTCCGAAGGTCTCACGTCCAGTGGTTTTTGGGGGAAGGAGGTGGAAAAACGGGTGTTTTAGCCATTCGTTGATGAGTGGTTGATAAGGAGTCCCTTGTGCGGCACGCTGTCCTGCCTTGTCATAACGTTCTCTTCCGTCGGTTATCTCGTTCACAACCGCATCGATACACATGTTCCCCGGTCCTGTGTCTGCAGCGGAAACTGAATCGAACGATCCGTTGGCTGGGAGTACTGTGAGATTTGCAATCCCTCCGATGTTCAGCAGTCCTACTGTTTTAACGCTGTCGCGGAACAGCAGATAGTCCGGATACGATACTAACGGCGCACCCTGTCCGCCCGCTGCCATGTCTGCCACCCGAAAGTCGGCGATGGTGGGAATACCGGTTTCGTGTGCGATGACCGCAGGTTCGCCAATCTGCAGTGTCGATGGATTTTTAATTTTCCTTGCGGTTCGGTGAGGTGGGATTGTGTTTGGATCGTCAGGCAGGTGGTGAATCGTTTGACCGTGTGAACCTATGAGATGGATGTCGCTGGCGCGCATTCCGCTTTTTTGTAGAATGTGTTTGACAGCCTCCGCGAAAAGGTGTCCAATGTAAAAATTCATCTCACAAATATCGTCAACGCGGCTTGTATCGGGTTGGCAGAGGGCGAGGATTCGTCGTGGCACATCGGGTGGAAAAGGAAAAGTCTCAAAAGCAATTAAGTTTACTTCCGTCTCCAAACTGTGTCCGGTGATTTCAACGATGGCGGCATCAATGCCGTCAACAGAAGTGCCAGACATCAAACCGATAACGTACTTTTTGTCTTTTTTCAGGAGTTCATAAAATTCTATCATTTTTGTACCATTTCTATTTTGATGGTTATCATAAATAGTTGCCTGCAAACTGGAAAGTTTGCGCTACATTTGTTCTAAGCGTAAGCGTGATACTGTGTTGTATTTTCACACCATCTCTGAAGTTCTTCAGCCCACCGTGCCTGAATCTTATCGAATGACTCTCCATCTAACAAGGCATTTCGGAGCCAGCTGTTCCCTGCTAACCTATCAAAGTGCGTAGGGCGGAACGCAAATTGACCTCTGTATTCAGTGACTAAAGTGGATAACATGTGAATGGCTGTTTCTACCGGACGAAAACGTTCTCTATCGGTAATGTGAATCGCAACACCGTGACATGTCTGTTTCATAAACTTCGTATTTTCGGCGGCTGGTGCAGGTGTAAAAACAACAGGGCGGAACAGTACACCCGGTAGACTTAATGCATTTAGAGTGTCAGGCCACCTTTCCCCGTTGCACCAAGGCGCGCCGATATATTCAAAGGGCTTCGTCGTTCCGCGTCCCTCACTCATGTTTGTTCCTTCAAACAGGCACAAACCCGGATAGAGCGTTGCTGTTGTGAGCGTTGGCATATTGGGCGATGGTGGTACCCACGGCAAACCGGTCTCATCGTACCACATTCCGCGTCGGTATTTGTCCATCCATGCGACTTTTAATCGGCACGATGGCACGCGTTCCGCCTTCAGAAGCATCGCCAATTCACCGATTGTCAGTCCGTAACGAATCGGGATTTTATGGATACCGACGAACGATTCAAAACCGCTTTTCAACAGGGGTCCCTCTACAGCAGTACCCGTGATTGGATTGGGACGATCGGCAACAATGAACTCAATTCCGCAGTCATTCGCCGCTTCCATCGCATACAACAAGGTCGAAATATAGGTATAATAACGCGCACCAACATCCTGCATATCGTAGACGAGTAGATCAATGCCTTCAAGTTGGTCCGCTGTTGGACGCATTGATTGTCCGTATAGACTGAAAACCGGTACGTTTATATTTCCATTAGGCGTGTCAACGCTATTGATGGCGATACCGTCTTGGACAGCACCCCAGAGTCCGTGCTCTGGCGAAAAAATAGCGGAGAGTTGGCACTCCGAAATTTCTGAGAAAAGTCGGTAATTGCTCTGTAAGTTGTCGTCAACGCCTGTATGATTCGTAATCAGTCCAATTGATTTCCCTCGAATCCAGTCGAGTTCCTTTGTGAGCAGGACTGTCACGCCTAATTCCGTTTTTTGCGAGTTTGTTGTGGAAGACATAAGAGGTCTGGTGTTATGAAGGTTTTATATGACGTTGGGAAATTGAACGCTGCTGTTAGGTGAATAGAATATCATGAAACATCTTCCGAAATTCAATAATACCGCGCCGATCAGCATCGGGATGCACTCGATTCGTTAAGAGGATCGCCGCCAGTTTTCTTTTTAGACATATCCGTATTGAAGTGCCGGTGAACCCTGTATGGTAGAGGCACCCATCGTCTGCCACAGCCCAGCCGATGCAGCGGCGTTCGCCTTCTGCTGAGGCGACTTGTTGCATCTTTCGGAAACTCTCCGGACGTAATAGTTCACCTCCGTTGTTCATTAACGTCCTACAAAATTTGCCCAGGTCTCTTGACGTAGAGAAGAGTCCTGCATTACCGGAGATGCCGCCGAGGAAGTGTGCGTTTTCATCGTGAACCTGTCCGATGATGACTCCTTCACGCCAGTCATAGCGTTCATAGTTTACCATACGGCGTTCAAAGCTGTTAGAATCCTCGGTGGCTGCGCAGTACTCACGCCACGCTTGTGGTGGATTGAACCGCGTCCATTCCATACCGAGTGGCGCGAATATCCGTTCTTTCGCCAATTCATCTAACGATTGTCCGGTTACGCTTTCAAGGAGTGCCCCTAACACGATATACCCCAAGCAACTATATACGGCTTTCTCGCCCGGTTGAGATTCCAACGGTATCCCTCCAAGGTAGGAGATTACATCCTCGCGTGATGGTGCGCGTAGATAGACAGGTAGCCATGCGGGGAGTCCTGAGGTGTGCGTTAGCAGATGGTGAAGCGTTACATCTGTTTGTCTGAAATCCGGTAAATACTTCTCCGCAGGTGTGTTGAGACAAATTTTATTCTTCTCAACTAACTGCATGCACAGCGTTCCGACGACAATGGGTTTCGTCAGCGATGCTAAATCGAAGAGCGTCGTCTGGAACATGGGGAGCCGTTTCGGTTTTACAGATCGAGACCCGAACGCTTCATGATAGAGCACCTTTTTATCCGTAAGAACATAGGCGACGGCACCCGGAAACACCTTTTCCGTGATACTGTTCTCCATGAGGGTTGAAATTGTGTTTTTTAGCAATTGGATTTTCCTGCGTCAATCCAGTTTCTTATTAAGAGAAGCGTCTCTTGGACAATTAAATTGTTATAGGAACGGAAGGAGACATAAACCCGCTTTTTGTTTGACGGGTGGGCTACTTGTATGATACACTATCTGTTATATTTTTGTCAGTATTTTTCATCAATATATACCGAAATTCGGAGAATATACCATGCAATCATCCGTAAAAGAACTTCAAGAGATAATAACAACCGAGAAGCCTTGGGGTGGCTTCATACAGTATGTGCTCAACCAACCTGTCACTGTCAAAATTTTAGAAATTCGAGCAGGTGAGCAGGTGAGTTATCAGTATCACCACCACCGGAGTGAACTGTGGATTCCACTGGATGAGGGTGCCTGCTTAAAACTTGATGGTGCGATTCAGCGTCCAGAACGCATGGAACCTGTGTTTATTCCACGGGGGGCAAAACATCAACTCATCGGCGAATCTAAAGATTACCGGATACTCGAAATTTCGTTTGGGCAGTTTGATGAAGAGGATATCGTTCGCCTTTCAGACAAGTATGGAAGAGCTTAAGAAAAGGGAGATTTTTGTTGGACAGAGAACTGCGTTTTTCGGTTGATGATGGGGTGGACCTGTTTCCGCAAGCGGTGCAGGAGAAGGTTGATGCCGTTCTGCAGAAGGTTCAACTCTTGTTCCAGGAAGAAACATCAGCATCGCTCGCTGAGTTGGAAGGTGAACTGCGGGCGTGGACCCGGAGTCATTTCCAAGCCGAGGATATTGCTCAAGTTTCGGCGTTAGCTGCGCGTGCTCGTGAAGATTTCTCGGTGCTTCTCATCATCGGTGTCGGTGGGTCCGACCTAAGTGCTCGCGTCTTCCACGATTCTTTCAACCATCCGTATCATAACTTGCTGTCGGTTGAAGAACGCGGCGGTGCTCCCGAAGTCTATTTCACAGGCGATACCTTTGATTCACGCAAGCTTGTCGGCTTACTTGAGATGCTGAAATCGCGGAAACTTCTTCATAAGACGCTCTTCAATGTCATTAGCAAATCCGGCACGACGACCGAAACCATGGCGACGCTGATGATTATCCGTGATGCGCTTGATGATGTCAATTGGCAGCAACGCGTCCTCGCTACTACCGGATTGACCTCCGACAGTGTCCTGTTCCGAATGCATGAACAATCTCCTTTCTATGGTGGAACGCTACTTCCTGTTCCGGATGGTGTCGGTGGACGATTCTCTGCCTTCTCCTCGGTTGGTTTATTCTTTCTCGCTATGACGGCAGGAAAAGGCGAAACCCCGGAGACTCGAATCCGAGCTGCAATAGGAGGTGTACAGCAGGCACATGACAACTTCGACCTTCCTTGTGAACATCAGGCTAACATCGCCTATCAATTGGCACGATGGATTCATCTCGCTGAAGAAGTTGACAGAAAAGGGAATATTGTTTTTTACAACTACGCCGACAATAGTTCCCTCGGTGAATGGTTTGTTCAACTTTACACAGAATCTATTCAGGAGCGCGGCGGCGGTGCAAATGTCATAAACGCGAAGGGACCGACGAGTAATCACTCAATCCTCAACGGTATCATTGCCGGTCCCAGGGACAAGGTTATCCTATTTATCCATTGGGAGGAACTTGGTCCCGATTTGGTCCTCCCCATAGATGCTGGAATGGACAGCAACTTGATCGAGCTTGAAGGGCTATCCATGACGCAGATGCAAACTGCCTCCTATCGTGGGACTGCCTTGGATTTTAGTGAGAACGGCGTGTCCAATGCAACGCTAACTTTACCGAAACGTGATATCCGGTCTGTCTGTCAATTGATGCGTATCTTGATGGACACCATTGCCGTGAAAGGCAGGCTCCAAGGGTTGCATCTTGACAACGATAGTGGAAATGAGTTAACATACCTACAGGAGGGTGTTGAAGGCTATAAACGGAATTTTCGATCTTTTGCTTTGACCCCAAATGTGGACAACGAGTAGGTGATTGAGATGTAATCCCTTCTTGTGTATGCGTTTCCAGAATTTAAAAGCGTAAATACTTTGCAGGCTGTACCAAAATGAGGAATAAACTCTCTGCCTTAAAGTTTCATGATAAAATATTTATCGCTTACGGCTTCGTCTTCCTTGTGATGTTTGGCGTTGTCTTTGGCAGCACCAGTTTCCTAACTCGGCTCGCCTTTAAAAGAGAGGTTGATGCTTATATTGAGAAGCTTGAAGCCCAGATTTCAAACGATTATCAGGGTTTTCTTAACGAAATTCAGAAGCAGGTTCACGCGATAGCCTCGGACGTGAGGTTACACGACATTATAGAAAGGGGGGTGGAGTCGTCGTACCTTTATCTATCGGGACAGCAGTTTGATCTTTTAGAGTATGGTACTGCAGATGGAAAGCTGCTGTATCCGGACACGAGAGTGGGGAGAAGGACGGAGGTGTACACCTCCTCGGAAGACCAGGAAAGACATATACAACTCAGGCGTATTCCTGGGCAGAGCGATTTAGGACTACAGTATGTGGTTCAAGTAACAGAAGCGGGTGAGTGGGGATTTGTAAGAGGCGGCTACCTCCTACAGGACTGGTTGGAGAAGAAAGAAACGAGCATCATCCAGTCAGATGAGCATCCAATCTTTCTTGTTGGGAAACCGCAAATGTCAGACGCAGCGTCCTTCAACATCGAATCGAATGCGACACCAACGGATTGGCTTCCATTGAACAATGCCTCGCGATATGCCCGCCGCTCATTTCAGTCGCTTCCGAGTTCACAGGGACAAGGAAAAATTTCCTTACAAGGGACAGAAGAAACAGATGGGCGCTCTTTTACGGCTTTTCGGATAACCCCGTTCAACTCACCTTTCGCAACGACGCGTGAAATGCCGCCTGTTGAGTTGTTCGTCGCGTATTCACATGAGCGTCAGATGAAATGGCAGCAGCAACTTACGCTCACACTGCTTTTGAGCGGTATTGGTGGGTTGGTGTTGGTTTATCTGATTAGTTATATCATCAGTCGTCGGATTACGCGTCCTATTGCTGTTCTCCGTGAAGGAGTTGGGCACATTGCTGCAGGTGATCTCGATCATCGCGTTAAGATCCAATCACGAAATGAGGTGGGTCAGCTCGCCGAAGGGTTCAACCAGATGGCGCGAGACTTGAAGCAGGGTCTGGAGGAGCGTA from Candidatus Poribacteria bacterium includes the following:
- a CDS encoding DUF1343 domain-containing protein → MSSTTNSQKTELGVTVLLTKELDWIRGKSIGLITNHTGVDDNLQSNYRLFSEISECQLSAIFSPEHGLWGAVQDGIAINSVDTPNGNINVPVFSLYGQSMRPTADQLEGIDLLVYDMQDVGARYYTYISTLLYAMEAANDCGIEFIVADRPNPITGTAVEGPLLKSGFESFVGIHKIPIRYGLTIGELAMLLKAERVPSCRLKVAWMDKYRRGMWYDETGLPWVPPSPNMPTLTTATLYPGLCLFEGTNMSEGRGTTKPFEYIGAPWCNGERWPDTLNALSLPGVLFRPVVFTPAPAAENTKFMKQTCHGVAIHITDRERFRPVETAIHMLSTLVTEYRGQFAFRPTHFDRLAGNSWLRNALLDGESFDKIQARWAEELQRWCENTTQYHAYA
- a CDS encoding anhydro-N-acetylmuramic acid kinase; the encoded protein is MIEFYELLKKDKKYVIGLMSGTSVDGIDAAIVEITGHSLETEVNLIAFETFPFPPDVPRRILALCQPDTSRVDDICEMNFYIGHLFAEAVKHILQKSGMRASDIHLIGSHGQTIHHLPDDPNTIPPHRTARKIKNPSTLQIGEPAVIAHETGIPTIADFRVADMAAGGQGAPLVSYPDYLLFRDSVKTVGLLNIGGIANLTVLPANGSFDSVSAADTGPGNMCIDAVVNEITDGRERYDKAGQRAAQGTPYQPLINEWLKHPFFHLLPPKTTGRETFGNTFAMECLEACRKYELVENDCIATLTELTVQTIADYIKRFGTGQNPIDTLYVSGGGVHNQTIMQRLSEVLVNTSVEPVDNSGISADAKEAIAFAILANESLHGQAGNLPSATGASVRKILGKFVCP
- a CDS encoding serine hydrolase, with amino-acid sequence MLKNTISTLMENSITEKVFPGAVAYVLTDKKVLYHEAFGSRSVKPKRLPMFQTTLFDLASLTKPIVVGTLCMQLVEKNKICLNTPAEKYLPDFRQTDVTLHHLLTHTSGLPAWLPVYLRAPSREDVISYLGGIPLESQPGEKAVYSCLGYIVLGALLESVTGQSLDELAKERIFAPLGMEWTRFNPPQAWREYCAATEDSNSFERRMVNYERYDWREGVIIGQVHDENAHFLGGISGNAGLFSTSRDLGKFCRTLMNNGGELLRPESFRKMQQVASAEGERRCIGWAVADDGCLYHTGFTGTSIRICLKRKLAAILLTNRVHPDADRRGIIEFRKMFHDILFT
- a CDS encoding ATP-binding protein; amino-acid sequence: MRNKLSALKFHDKIFIAYGFVFLVMFGVVFGSTSFLTRLAFKREVDAYIEKLEAQISNDYQGFLNEIQKQVHAIASDVRLHDIIERGVESSYLYLSGQQFDLLEYGTADGKLLYPDTRVGRRTEVYTSSEDQERHIQLRRIPGQSDLGLQYVVQVTEAGEWGFVRGGYLLQDWLEKKETSIIQSDEHPIFLVGKPQMSDAASFNIESNATPTDWLPLNNASRYARRSFQSLPSSQGQGKISLQGTEETDGRSFTAFRITPFNSPFATTREMPPVELFVAYSHERQMKWQQQLTLTLLLSGIGGLVLVYLISYIISRRITRPIAVLREGVGHIAAGDLDHRVKIQSRNEVGQLAEGFNQMARDLKQGLEERMAAERAATWRDVARQVAHEIKNPLFPIRLSVENLQQAKSNPEVFEQIFSECTNTVIEEVDRIGKLIDEFHQFARMPKPQKKLSQLNNIVRYVLALYTGRQIPDLKQEADVAMAISEDGNPELLDSSEKSWLENISKIKVETELDTLPKLFIDPEQVARALGNLLKNAIEAMPEGGMLNVKTSFTLSTSQEDSNGRPRELEDSENVRDEENVDIDVPGTVTVEIEDTGCGMSNETMANIFVPYYTTKSEVNGTGLGMPIVGRIVAEHGAKIDFQSEQGVGTTVRVHFPCNQGVDSEELASEIEELMPLQSFVPELETIDQRTDAEN
- a CDS encoding mannose-6-phosphate isomerase, whose product is MQSSVKELQEIITTEKPWGGFIQYVLNQPVTVKILEIRAGEQVSYQYHHHRSELWIPLDEGACLKLDGAIQRPERMEPVFIPRGAKHQLIGESKDYRILEISFGQFDEEDIVRLSDKYGRA